In the Advenella kashmirensis WT001 genome, one interval contains:
- a CDS encoding glutathione S-transferase family protein, translated as MKLHWSPRSPFVRKVMIVLHETGQADAVELVRTPVAMAEPNLTLLPDNPLIKLPTLVLDDGYSLFDSRVICEYLAWRAADRGLALFPEDPQRRVRVLRQQALGDGFMDALLLFRQERNKTEEKQTPAWLSAFALKTEATLNFLQDNVGELEQSGFDMGAVTIGCALSYLDYRFADLNWRQRAPDLARWHAEVFVRRPSVVATEPAETPER; from the coding sequence ATGAAACTGCATTGGTCACCCCGCTCGCCATTCGTGCGCAAAGTAATGATCGTTCTTCACGAAACCGGCCAGGCCGACGCCGTTGAGCTGGTTCGCACACCGGTTGCCATGGCCGAACCGAATCTGACATTGCTGCCTGATAACCCCTTGATCAAACTGCCCACGCTGGTGCTGGACGATGGCTACAGTCTGTTTGATTCTCGCGTCATTTGCGAGTATCTGGCCTGGCGTGCCGCAGATCGAGGCCTGGCGCTGTTTCCTGAAGACCCGCAACGGCGTGTGCGCGTGTTAAGGCAGCAGGCATTGGGTGATGGTTTCATGGATGCCCTGTTGCTGTTTCGCCAGGAACGCAATAAGACTGAAGAGAAACAGACGCCTGCCTGGCTAAGCGCGTTTGCGCTCAAAACCGAAGCAACGCTTAATTTTCTGCAGGACAACGTAGGCGAGCTTGAGCAAAGCGGGTTTGATATGGGGGCCGTCACGATTGGCTGCGCGCTTTCCTATCTTGACTACCGGTTTGCCGACCTGAACTGGCGCCAGCGTGCGCCCGATCTGGCGCGCTGGCATGCCGAGGTGTTCGTGCGCCGTCCTTCCGTTGTCGCCACCGAGCCGGCGGAGACGCCTGAACGATAG